A single genomic interval of Cygnus olor isolate bCygOlo1 chromosome 17, bCygOlo1.pri.v2, whole genome shotgun sequence harbors:
- the TESC gene encoding calcineurin B homologous protein 3, translated as MGSAHSVPAEMRALADRTGFTSEQIEHLHRRFRQLSRDQLTIRKENFDSIPDLEFNPIRAKIVHAFFDKRNLRQESSGLADEINFEDFLTIMSYFRPIEMNMDEEQLDRFRKEKLKFLFHMYDSDHDGKITLQEYRNVVEELLSGNPHLEKESARSIADGAMMEAASICVGQMGPDQVYEGITFEDFLKMWQGIDIETKMHVRFLNMETIAHCY; from the exons aTGGGCTCCGCGCACTCGGTGCCCGCAGAGATGCGGGCGCTGGCCGACAGGACCGGCT TCACCTCGGAGCAGATCGAGCACCTGCACCGGCGATTCAGGCAGCTGAGCCGGGACCAGCTGACAATCCG CAAGGAGAACTTCGACAGCATCCCCGACCTGGAGTTCAATCCCATCAGGGCCAAAATCGTCCATGCCTTTTTTGACAAGCG GAACCTGCGGCAGGAGTCATCAGGGCTGGCGGATGAGATAAACTTCGAGGACTTCCTGACCATCATGTCCTACTTCAGACCCATTGAGATGAACATGGACGAGGAGCAGCTGGATCGCTTCCGGAAGGAGAAACTCAAAT TCCTCTTCCACATGTACGACTCAGACCATGACGGGAAGATCACGCTGCAGGAGTACCGAAAT gtggtggaggaacTGCTGTCCGGGAACCCCCACCTGGAGAAGGAGTCGGCGCGCTCCATCGCTGACGGGGCCATGATGGAGGCAGCCAGCATCTGCGTGGGACAAATG GGCCCGGACCAGGTGTACGAGGGCATCACCTTCGAAGACTTCCTGAAG ATGTGGCAGGGGATCGACATCGAGACAAAGATGCACGTCCGCTTCCTCAACATGGAGACCATCGCGCACTGCTACTGA